Part of the Drosophila suzukii unplaced genomic scaffold, CBGP_Dsuzu_IsoJpt1.0 scf_24, whole genome shotgun sequence genome, TTAGGCGGAGCTGGAGGACCctctggcttctatagggagacGGAAAAAagggcgcccgctaaggaacagttggagaagccatagccagccactgccaggatgctgggcgacttactgcagcatcagcggataAACCCCGttctcccacttcctcaaggtccaatatgcctattgggactcggagctgtactgcggtggagcgggaaagatggcgaagcgtttgtgggacgagaaggaagctttaaactactaatttacatacatgaaaacattcgttgaacattccatttatttttatttaaatttctttgtgtaccagcagactcctccttttcaaatttctccaattgatttgttttccgtttggcaacaaacCCAACttcttgacagtaagaccatccTATATGCATTGCGTGTGAACTTTGacaacttcggtcacactacaaagaataagtgatactcttagccgatctgagtactaggctaaAACGGCTAAAAACTGGGGTAATAGCCTCGGCACACAGCCACTTAAAATCGCTGTTGTTACCTTAAACAGATTCATGTACACATAGGGAATTTATGAAGAAAAATCAGCTGATCGGCATTGGAGTACATTTTTTGTCAAACGTATTGAATGCTCTCAATGATTTCTTATATTAATTACGATATTACACCATCTATATATGATTGTTTTGAGAAAAACTATGTCCATTCAACTGAAGCAAGGATATGGCGATGCTCTACTTTTGTTAAgcttatttttatacccttgcaaagggtataatgatttcagtcagaagtttgcaacgcagtgaaggagacgtttccgatcccataaagtatatatattcttgatcagcatcactagacgagtcgatctggccatgtccgtctgtccgtccggttctacgcaaactagtctcttagttttaaagctatcgggctgaaactttcccaaaagtcttatatcttttgcaggtagtatataagtcggaaccagccggatcggacaactatatcttatagctcccataggaataataggaaaaacaaattaaaacaatttatatctttggtgttttttagcatataacctcctaagcttggaaataacatttttttattagttttgaatttcgaatttaattttatcaaaatcggaagaatatatcatatagctgccataggaacggtcggaaaattggtggaaaaataatatgaaacaaattatagcttcggtgtttttcaacatataacctccaacgcttggaaataacattttttaattagttctgaatttcgaatttaattttatcaaaatcggactactatatcatatagctgccataggaacgatcggaaaattggtaggaaaataatatgaaacaaattatagcttcggtgtttttcaacatataacctccaacgcttggaaataacattttttaattagttctgaatttcgaatttaattttatcaaaatcggacgactatatcatatagctgccataggaacggtcggaaaattggtggaaaaataatatgaaacaaattatagcttcggtgtttttcaacatataacctccaacgcttggaaataacattttttaattagttctgaatttcgaatttaattttatcaaaatcggacgactatatcatatagctgccataggaacgatcggaaaattggtaggaaaataatatgaaacaaattatagcttcggtgttttttgacatataacctcctaagcttggaaataacattttttttattagttctgaatttcgaatttaattttatcaaaatcggacgactatatcatatagctgccataggaacgatcggaaaattggtaggaaaataatatgaaacaaattatagcttcggtgttttttgacatattatcttatactattgggaatatcattttttgtgtttttaaatttaataaatatagctgcaagggtatataagcttcggcttgccgaagctaacttcctttcttgttaacTTTAAATTACTGGTTGAagacaattgaaaatactcataaattattattttcatataaAAATAACATCCATAACGGTTTCTGCGCAAAATATAGTCAAAACTCTTAACAAATTCAATCGCAATTTTCTGCAAACCGtcatattaatttatattgaaaaaattttaaaatgtttgtatTGATATTGTGGTTGGTGCAGGACCAAGGAGCCTTCCAACGGCTCGAAATGGATACATTTATTTGATCGTGAAATTAAATATTGCTTTGctatttttctaaaaaataataacagcCTTGTCCTTACATATGTGCTTCCTGGCAAAACTTGGCAACTGTTTCACCAAAGCATACATTATTTATCTGAAATCCATCTCCATCCATTCTTCgttttttgaaatatataaaaggGTATAGTTATGGTTTGCTTATGCCTATCAGAtgttttttggatcaatcgataggtattgacgggactaatacattttagtaaaaaaaattttttacctagaatgaaaactgtgggcgccacaggtttgggcggtttgtgggcgttatagtgggcgtggcatattcgcctaacaaacttgcgctacgtacatagttttcgagatatccgcgttcatattaacgattttttaaagtttgtgggcattaaagcgggcaaggcaaacttttttttgggtcaatagatagatagatagataagaacaatacatttcagctaaaatatttagtctcgcatcaaaactgtaggagccacagttttgggcggttattgggcgttagagtgagcgtggcacactgctgaaacaaacttgcggaactcaggaatctgcatgccaaataatgccaatagcctagctcttatagtttccgcgATCTCAGCggtcatccggacggacagacagacggacatggctagatcgactcggctagtgatcctgatcaagaatatatatactttatggggtcggaaacgcttccttctgcctgttacatactttccgactaatctagtatacccttttactctacgagtaacgggtataattattaagatgaaaccaaataaatatattcttcCTTGCTTATTTTTAAACTGAATGATGCTTATTGGTGGTACTATGTTTCAGAGCTGCCGTGGCTTTTTAAtgaacgcttccttctgcctgttacatactttccgactaatctagtataccctacTACTtactacgagtaacgggtataattattaagatgaaaccaaataaatatattcttcCTTGCTTATTTTTAAACTGAATCATGCTTATTGGTGGTAGTATGTTTCAGAGCTGCCGTGGCTTTTTAATGAACTATGGTTGGAGTCGAGGTTATTGAATTGCTTAAAGTCCTGATTTAAAATTAGAGTTTGTATGAAGCTGCTGATAAAGagctaaaataaataattccgcaattaaatataaataattccGCAGTAACGGAATACCCTAACTGTCTAAAGTATCATCAAATTTTCACCTCTAGTTCAACAAACGCACAGTTAGGTTTATTTTGACTGGGATAGCTaaaaatatcataatggaCGAGGACATTTTGCTCCCTGCCGACACGTTGGCTATTCCTAACGAATTCCTGTCGGCGCGATCCAAGCGTAAAGCCGAGGAGGAATATCAAATTGTTAACCAGGCCGGAATGGATGCTCAATTCGAGGAAGATTGGGCAAGAAACCCTATAAGTACATTTAATATATGCTGACTTTTCCTGCTTGCAGCAACTGAGTCAGTTTTGGTACAGTGCGAAAACTAAACATACTCTGCGCGATGTTGTGCATAAGCTATTGGCGGAACAAAAGGCTGATTTGGGAGATTTTCATATTGCTCTCCTATCATGTCCATCACTTTACAAGGACATAAGAAACATCCATGACAATGGTAAGCAAGCAGATTAAATGCCTATGCCCAATGATGATTTCGTGCCTATTTAGTCCGCATCTTTGAGTACGATCCAAGATTTGGAGCCTACGGCACGGACTTTGTGCTCTACGACCTAAACTGCGTAGGAGGCAACACGAACTACCTCAAAGAGCATCACCACCAGTATGACTTAATCGTTGCCGATCCGCCCTTCCTGTCTCAGGAGTGTACACTCAAAACTTGTGAAATAATCACCAGGCTGCAGCGGAACCCGTCTGAGTGCAAGATAATTCTTTGCTCTGGGGAGGTGGCGGAACCCTGGCTCACTAGCGGCCTGCCCGTTTTTAAGTGCGCCTTCCGACCGGAACACGAGCGTAATCTGGGAAACTCGTTCGTGAGCTACGCTAATTTCAATTTAGACGAATatgttgaaaataaataagcaattGCATTGAGGTATAAATGCCGAGTTAGAATTTATTTCGCAACCAGGTCGGCCCCCTTACGCTGTTGCACGAGTTCACGCAGTCCGTCTTCTTCATCCTTGAGGGACTTCTGTAGAAAGGCCTTCTTTTTTTCTGGTAGTTCTATCGCCTTGTCGCACTTCTCTTGTTTGGCCTTTAGATCTTCGCGCTTGTACTGCACATTCGTCAGCAGGAACATGCGGCCAACGGACTGGTAAACTCTAGAAAGGAATAGTTAAAAAGCCATCTGAAGATGATTTACATCCAAGTTACATTTACCTTGCGTGTTCGGAAAGACTGCTAGTGCCCTTCTCAGTAAGCTGGTACTTGTGCTTGCCCGTTTTGACCATGTCGCACTTCATGTCGATCATGTTGATCTTCTTGGTGGTTTCCAGTTTGTTGATCTGCATTTCAGAAAAGGCCTCTTAACGAATACTCGTACAGTGGGTGTTGGATTAGCTATTTGGGGAACACTCGTACACACAGCTTAATTGAAATGTCACCCGTTTACCTTCTTTAGCTCTATGTCCATTAGTGCCATTTCGTCTGGTAACTGTTCCTTCACAGATAAATTATGatatattgattgttttcgtTTTAAATTCTATTGAAATAAGAACACCTGCAGTCAGATTCGTGatattctttttatttttttcattgtCCCGCACCCgttttatttgtatatatcGATAGTTGTGTCTGAACTATAGAACACAATTTATAAGCCTGTTTAAACAGGGGGGTTTTCGcttaaagcctagtactcagatcgacgaaaaccgcgaccTAACcctaggagtgagcgagaggcaaatacgcagctaacgcttttcgtcgggtctgtttttcagcgcggtactcagatgagctaaggaaataccagaaaaaataccagatttcgcggcccaaagaataagaaatttaatgtttggcggtgttcgtgcaaaggcgatggaaactaaaaattaaaaatggaaggaaaaccccaaaatcgaATCCAGAAGGTCAGATCAGATGAAATAGGACGCAAAATTCAAGCTTATGCCCTTTATTGCGGGATTgcaccgacaggaagcaattccACAAAGCGGTCAAattcgcagaatagttgaagtgctgtTGGAGATacactagagaatcccagtgggaaggaataTGCCGAGTGGCACTCAAatctctacatggacatcctgccgggcgcGGCCTCGCAAAGTAagatctggccaaaagaatttggttgcgttgtactaatacaagtatctttttagcagaaccaccagtaatacgatctccgacgacctctccattaggaccgcgagctaaccataggagtgagcgagaggcaaatacgcggcatcctgccgggcgcgttctcgcaaagaaagtaaggtctggccaaaagaattgcgttgcgttgtactaatacaagtatctttttagcagaaccaccagtaatacgatctccgacgacctctccattaggactccggacaccaccaccaccagctacttggcagcttaggcggagctggaggaccctctggcttctatagggaggaggaaaatagggcgcccgctaaggaacagttggagaagccatagccagccactgccaggatgctgggcgacttactgcagcatcagcggatcaaccccgttctcccacttcctcaaggtccaatatgcctattgggactcggagctgtaCTGTGGTGgagcgggaaagatggcgaagtGTTTGtaggacgagaaggaagctttaaactactaatttacatacatgaaaacattcgttgaacattccatttattatacccgttactcgaagagtaaaagggtatactagattcgtcggaaagtatgtaacaggcagaaggaagcgtttccaacctcacaaagtatatatatt contains:
- the LOC118878440 gene encoding protein-lysine N-methyltransferase CG9154-like codes for the protein MDEDILLPADTLAIPNEFLSARSKRKAEEEYQIVNQAGMDAQFEEDWQLSQFWYSAKTKHTLRDVVHKLLAEQKADLGDFHIALLSCPSLYKDIRNIHDNVRIFEYDPRFGAYGTDFVLYDLNCVGGNTNYLKEHHHQYDLIVADPPFLSQECTLKTCEIITRLQRNPSECKIILCSGEVAEPWLTSGLPVFKCAFRPEHERNLGNSFVSYANFNLDEYVENK
- the LOC118878442 gene encoding prefoldin subunit 1 isoform X1 codes for the protein MALMDIELKKINKLETTKKINMIDMKCDMVKTGKHKYQLTEKGTSSLSEHARVYQSVGRMFLLTNVQYKREDLKAKQEKCDKAIELPEKKKAFLQKSLKDEEDGLRELVQQRKGADLVAK
- the LOC118878442 gene encoding prefoldin subunit 1 isoform X2, whose amino-acid sequence is MQINKLETTKKINMIDMKCDMVKTGKHKYQLTEKGTSSLSEHARVYQSVGRMFLLTNVQYKREDLKAKQEKCDKAIELPEKKKAFLQKSLKDEEDGLRELVQQRKGADLVAK